In Plasmodium vivax chromosome 14, whole genome shotgun sequence, the genomic window CGAAGAGAAGGTACAGGAGGGCGAACACATGTACCGCCTGCTTTCCCCCAAGGCGAAAAGGAAGCTGCActttggggggaaagcacTGGACCAAGATGAGCGCGGTGAGCGCGATGAGCGCGATGGTGACGAGGCGGGGAACGAAAGGGGAAGTCAAATCAGTGCGGAAGTGGGTGCAAACGTGGGTGGAGAGACGAACCCCCAACGACGCCGCTCACTGGGCCAGGTGGCACCCCCCGAGTTGGAAGAGAAACACGCGGAAGAGAAGCACCTGCGTGCCCTGCGCGAAAAGAACGAAGTCATCGAATCGCTGAAGGGGGAACTGGCCCACTACACCGAGGAGAacggcaaaaaagaagaagtgaTAAAAGAGTACAAATCGCTGGTGGACGAAATCTCAAGCAAGGTGCACATATTTGAAGACAACCTGCAGTTCCTTGTCCGGCTGAACGATTTTGTAAACGATAACAACTGCTCATACGAGCAGGTGCTAGTCATTCTAGAGGAATCTACCCTATACAGGAAGATATTAAATAAAGTCCTCCTGGAAAATCAGTTTTACAGACACATTTGCCAAATTAAGGAATACCTGTTTGaggtaataaaaaagaacgcGTCGAACACGAGGGAGACGCTAAAGTTGAGTCTgctgaagaggaggaactcCAAGAAGGAGAGCAGTTCGAACAACTTGGGCCACCTGAGCAATTCGAACAACTTGGGCAGTTCGAACCATGGGCTGTACCTCAGCGAGAACGTGCACTCCCTCCAACAGGAGAATGACTCCCTGGTGGATAACGTGGAGTACATCCTAAGAGCAATCGACAGCGACTTtaccaatttggaaaatgttTGCGACGATATTTGCCACCTactcaaaagggaagagtGGCACAGTTTGTATAAAAAGATGAACGTCCTCGAGTTCAGCTTCAACAATGTGGTAAACAACATCGccaacgaaattaaaaaggtcaGCAAGAAATGCAACGAGAAGGGAGAATTGAGGAAGAACCTCAAagtgatgaagaagaaatttaACTCGCTGTCCAACGATTTTCTAAAAAGTGTGAAGGAGATAGACAGCCTGAACGTTCTCCTTTCGAAAGAGTCCGAAAAGAACGAATTGCTGCAGGTGCAAAGCGAAGAGCTGAAGCAACTCTACGATAAGCTAAATGGAGAATATAACGACAAATTGGCAGTTATTCAGGAGCAGGAGTTCGAGGTGAAGAACTTGAGGGAGAAACTAATGGAAAGGAATGAGCACAACACGAAGGCAGAGCAAATGAACGAGTTCCTCAAAACGGACCTGACTTATCTTAATACGTCTCTCGATCAGGCGGCCCAAAATTTAAACCAACTGAAcaatgaaaatgtgaaaaacaaaaggaggGTAATCGAATTGGCGGAGGAAAATACCTACTTGAAGAACCAAGTGGAGGATAAATCCCAAGTTATAGAGCACCTGGAAATTGACCTCGAATCGAAGAACCAAGTGATCAGTGAGCTGAAGGAGTTCAACGAGATGCTGATGAAAAAGGTTGAGGGGGGCACCTCCAACGGGGAGGACGGCCGCCCCGACGATGCCCCCAATAGGGGCAGCCCCAAGGGCAGTTCCAGCAGCGCAAAAATTGCAAGCAACAGCGGCAGGCGTGGGGACGCACCTGCGAGTAACAGCGGCAGGCATAGGGACGCACCTGCGAGTAACAGCGACAGGCGTGGGGACTCCCCTGCGAGCGACTCCTGTGaggaaataaacaaaaaggaactgCTCATCATCATCAGCAAGCTggaaaatgataataacATCCTGAACGAAGAGCTggagatttttaaaaacaatttcaacgcactgaaggaaaaaaaggagcagctgGAGGACGTCATCAACAGCAACGACCTGGCCCTGAACAGGAGGGAAATAGAACTGAACGATGCCATcatcgaaaaggagaaaatgctGGAGGAAACCGGCAGGTACAAAACGAAGTGCATACAAATGATAGACATATGCTTTAACAAAGACTTCAGCATTGTTGACATACGGGAGAAAATTGTGGCCATCTTCGAAAATGAGGATGAAGAGATTGAAGAAATTATCAGCTGCCATAAGAGGCTGCTCTACCACAATGGGAGTATTACCCCCCGGGGGACCGAAGCGGGGGCCACGCACAGGAGGAGTAGCGCCAAGAACGGAGACAAATCACCGCAGCTGCAAGACGAAGACAGAGTGGCCATCATCGAACAAGAAAAAATCCTGCACATCGAAGAAATGAGCAAGAAGAACGAAGAgctcatcaaaaaaaatgaagaaatttggaaaatgaacaaatacaTTGAAGAGCTAAACAAAGAAATTACCAACAAGAACTATATCATCATAAAGCACCAACAAGATGTGGAGGACAAAAACGACATGCTGGAGCAGAACCAGCAGTACATTCAGTTTTTGAAGGACCAACTGAAACTGCTCTGCAATAACATCGATGAGAATAACCTGTTCGACATTAACAACGTGAATTTGTCGCCCACGCTTAGGAGCTTCATCAAGAGGAAGAGCTTCAACGCGAGGTGCTCCTTCGTTGACGCGTCGGAGAGGAGGGGCGGCAGTCTCCGCGATGGGGCGAACAACCGAGAAGGGGGGAGCTTCCACCAAGGGGGGAACAGCAGTCGCCTCCACGAGGAGGCCTTCAAGCAGAGCGACCAGTTCGACCTGAGCAGGAGGAAGCGGCTGTCCGAATTGAATGGTCAGCAAATGTACAACTTTTACGATGAAAATGAAGTCAAATTGGAGGAAATGAATTTAAAAGTGGATGAACTGACGGACAAGCTGAAGGTGGCGGAGAGCCAAGTGGAAGTGctcaagggggaaaacaacgAGTTGGTGGAGAAATGCgaatttttgaagaaggaacTCAAGTACACACAGGGGACAAAACGTAATTTAATGCTCTGCGAAAGTAGGCTAAACATACTAGAAAAAGAAttggaggagaagcaaaaaaaactcgATGCCCAAAACAAGACCGTAAACGAGTGTGTGGACATGTACGTGGAAGAAAATTCCGAAAATTTCAACAAAATTTTGGAACTCAAAAAGGATAATGAAAAGTACAAAATAGAGGTAAACATCCTCAATGAAGAAATAGCCAAACTGAAAAGCCAAGTGAGTACCTACAGAAATGACATCAAAAATATCAGCTCCACTTTAGATTTTTACAAATCCACGCACGACGAATTGGTGAATGAATTCAGCAAGGAGGAAACGACAAATGTGTATTACAAAAAGCTGTGTGAATtgctgaagaaggaaaacgaACACGTGAAGGAGAATCTCCAAacggaggaagaaaacaagGAGCAGCTCATAACCAGTATGAACGAAATACGGGAACAGTTGAGCAACTGCATGAAGGAGAACTACGAAATTACGCTGGACTTGGAATTCTTccaaatgcaaaatgggatacTCAAGGACAGCTGCAGGTACTACAAAGAGAGGGAGGACATCCTCATCGGCAACTTAAATGACAAGGATACCAATTTGAGCGTGTTGGAAACctttaaagaagaaaacttaaaagaatttatcgaaaaattgaaagacGAAATACACAACTTGAAGGACGCCATTTCGGAGAAGACGAAGACCATTGTCTCGTTGAAGTACCAAATAAAGGAACACCATTTTGAGAGCatctcaaaaaaaggagcccaCCTGGAACATAAGAATAATGCACAAGAAATTGTCAACTTGAATAATATGGCCTACGTCCAGAGTagcttatttatttatattaatttattcaaaagcgttcttttcattataagTGAAATTTTGTTCTACGCCGACCCTACGAATAGCCTCTACGTAGAAATTTTAACTCTTTTGAAGCTGAAGGGGGGCAACCAAGACGCAAATGTAGAACTGGATAACATGATTAGGCATTTTCACCTCTCCAAAATGGACTGCGAACATATCTTTCAGTCCGTCCTCAAGTCGAAAAGCATCCTCAGGGAGAAGCTCCAGCTTCTCCAGCTGAAAATttgttaaccttttttttctatttttttttctattttttcgtGTCTGCGCATATCGCGTGGGGGCGCGGCGGAGCGGCTTAGCGGCGTAGCGGGGGCATGCCAGTATGCTTACCCCCGCGATGGCGAATTTGTTGCCGCGCCAGCTGCGCGCAGCCCGCATTTGTGCCCTGTCAAAAATGGTTCGAAGATTGAGAAGTTTTGAAGCTTCGAAGTTTTGAAGCTTCGAAGTTTTGAAGCTTCGAATTTTTGAAACCTCGAATTTTTGGGGCCACCCCCCGGTGAACCCCCCTCGCCCCTTTAAAAACGCCCAGTGTTGCGCGCACGCCCTTTCACGCCCTTTTATTGTGTGTGTACGTATTACCTCCTTGTCTGTGCGCGCATCACCTTGTCTTTGCCCATCCCCGCACCTGTGCTACTCATCGGCGCGATTGCGGGGCGCCCGTCCAACTAGCAACTCCGGATGTTTTTTAAGTTAAGAAGCTGACTTGTCAAAGCGATTTGGCCGAAAAGGATTCGTCCCACGGGTTGTTCCGCGCCGCGTATTGCAGCGCCTTTCAAAAGAGTTAAATtggaaaacataaaaattagcTCCTTTTCAgcgcacacaaaaaaaaaaagaaaaagatatatatatagagtGCACACGTACACATCAACACAAATACGCCTCAAACGACGGGACCACTTTCCAGGTAGCAGGGCGGGCAGAGaacttccctcccccccctagCGCATGTTCGATATGGCGTCTGAAATGGTTTGAAGGAGCGAGCTGGTGGTCATTTTCTGCGCCTTGATTTCTTCCAGCACGCTATCGGCCTCACTCTGCATGTTCAGCTTGGTGAACCACTTGTGCTGCACGTTCAAgtccttaattttttgtattaacTTGATGGTAAGCGCAGCGGAGCCATACTCATGAGCGCATTCGATGAAGTAGTCCATTCCGATTGGCGACACTCGATAGTTGgcaaaattgtacaattCATCAAAGTGTTTATTTTTGGCAAGTGCGTGTATTTTGCACCTCCAAAATTTCGGCTcggaaattttaaattttttaaaaatatgatctGCGTCCAAAAACTCCCCTACTGATAGGGTATACTCTACTGTGCTCATGAGGGACAGTCCCTGAATCTTATGGGGGTACCCTATAACcgattttttgttatattttatttctagtTCCTTTTGGTAATTCAACAAGTCTATATTATTCATCAACGATTTGTGTACAAATTTGATGTGGCTATTCATCTGGTCGGTGGTTAAAAAACCAGCTGCGTATGCCAGCCAGGTTTTCTTTTGATCCAAATTCTTTTTCGAAAGGGCTAAATCCAACGTGACGAAGGCGGCCTTCGAATGCTGCCCACTCTTTTCGTAATATTCCTTCAACAAATTGTACTGCTTCGTCTTCTTACAATAAATGTAGAAGCAATTGGCTGCCTGagcatttttgttaaaaacaTCGATGAGGGTGGAGAGCTCCCTTTCTCCGTTCGCATTCACCTTCTCCtgatttaaaatgtttacaaTGCACATGTAGACCAATTCGATGTCCTTCGAAAGGATGGCCTTTTCCATGGCTAATCCGTAGTTGGCTAGTTTCAGCAGCATGTcaatttgtttctttttattttcttcatacTGAATGATGATGGTGGCTAGCTGCGGCCGCAAGCATTTCGCGGCAACGAACGCGATGTACGAATAGtccatatttttcttcttcccaattttgtCTGTAATCGCTGCACAGAGTTGCTCATCTGTCAGCTCGATCGatttctcaattttttctttacaccACTCGATCAGTATTTGGTCCGTTTTAATTCCTGCATACTCACAAATGCGGTACGCCAGAAGGTACTCCTTCCTTTTGGcaatataatttacaaagGATGGAATGCTCATATGCTGTAACTCCGAGGCTGTGAGGAAGATATCCAAGGGGGGTCTTCGCACATTCATACAAATGCGCAGGTATAAAcaagttaataaaaatttcttgCAATCATAATTGGCTTTCATAAagttttttccaaataggGAAGTCTGCAGGAGGAGATTAACAACACTTTCGCTATATTCATGGGTAGCTGCATTCAGACACTCGTCAATGGCTACATGCAAATTGTTATTAAAAGCTCGTATCTCATCATCCAGGCAgatgttcccatttttgtacttttcaTAGGAATAAAAAAGCATAGCAGATGGTGTGCAGCTACCGATGCTGAAAATGTTGAATGTAGATTTTCTAATTCGGCTAATGTATTCACAATTTTCTTtgcttataatttttaccccATAAATGTCTCCTATAAGAAATAAATCGCTTCTATACTGGTAGGGGATCCATTGATTTTTCGGTCCCCCAATAAAGAGCATATGTTGAATGTAATTCGATGGAGTTATCATCGGTGTGTACACTGCCAGACAGTCATCGCCACACCAGACGATCTGCTtgatgctttttttcccatccaAAACGGTTTCCTCtatgcatttatttaaattcttcgttaaaaatattttgatgaCGCCGCTCTCCGAGAGGAAGGCCAAAATGGTGCCCGACTTAGACAGACACATGTTAACATAGGGGGATAAATTATCCGTTTCGTAAATTTTCAGGCGATGCTTATTCATGAGGACAAAGCCTCCGTTGCATAGGGCAATGAGGAGGTGTATGTTTaactccttttcctctttcttctTCGAAGCAGCGTTATTCTTGGAGCTCCTCTTTttgtcttcccttttgttcaAATCGTACGCAGATATTTTCATGAGAGTTCTTTTTGGCTTTTTGGAGGATACCGCGATGTTACCACTACAGGCGTGGTCATCCCTACAGGCGTGGTCATCCCTACAGGCGTGGTCATCCCTACAGGCGTGGTCATCCCTACAGGCGAGGTCATCCCTACAGGCGAGGTCATCCCTACAGGCGAGGTCATCCCTACAGGCGAGGTCATCATTATAGTTGTCGCTGCTCTCCGTGAGGGTATTACTCTTTGCCTTCACCCCCTCACTCTCGGTATCCTTCTTACTGTCAAACGGGTTGgtaatgtaatttttaatattcagCCTGAGCAAGTCGTTATTGGGCCTGCTGTCAAAGTAGTCGTGTTCGATGTTTAGCTCCTCATTCAGGAGGTCCTCCTCTACAGAGCACAAGCAATTGGGCTTGCCCTTCAAGTCCACCGAGGGGTACCTAACGCAGTTATTTCCATTAAAGTAGTAATTTACAAAAACGTTCAGCCGCTCCGTGATTATAATTATTCCTTCGTTACAAATCGATCCGTACAGAATgccctcattttttatgctctcgtcgagggaaaaaacaaaaattttctcGCAAAAGCAGGAGTATACCCTCACGATGTtatctttaaaaaggaaaaccaagtcattatttttgttccaGCCAAAGCAGATTAGCCCATCCGAATTTAATTTGCAGCTCGATATTAGCCTCCCAATGTTCGTGtagatttttaaattgtcttccttttt contains:
- a CDS encoding hypothetical protein, conserved (encoded by transcript PVX_100945A) is translated as MNTNEWNTIDNTHYGKQKLSIMLWSGEDVLRDGVACSGHLGLIAVLRNKDKFDVYKKEDNLKIYTNIGRLISSCKLNSDGLICFGWNKNNDLVFLFKDNIVRVYSCFCEKIFVFSLDESIKNEGILYGSICNEGIIIITERLNVFVNYYFNGNNCVRYPSVDLKGKPNCLCSVEEDLLNEELNIEHDYFDSRPNNDLLRLNIKNYITNPFDSKKDTESEGVKAKSNTLTESSDNYNDDLACRDDLACRDDLACRDDLACRDDHACRDDHACRDDHACRDDHACSGNIAVSSKKPKRTLMKISAYDLNKREDKKRSSKNNAASKKKEEKELNIHLLIALCNGGFVLMNKHRLKIYETDNLSPYVNMCLSKSGTILAFLSESGVIKIFLTKNLNKCIEETVLDGKKSIKQIVWCGDDCLAVYTPMITPSNYIQHMLFIGGPKNQWIPYQYRSDLFLIGDIYGVKIISKENCEYISRIRKSTFNIFSIGSCTPSAMLFYSYEKYKNGNICLDDEIRAFNNNLHVAIDECLNAATHEYSESVVNLLLQTSLFGKNFMKANYDCKKFLLTCLYLRICMNVRRPPLDIFLTASELQHMSIPSFVNYIAKRKEYLLAYRICEYAGIKTDQILIEWCKEKIEKSIELTDEQLCAAITDKIGKKKNMDYSYIAFVAAKCLRPQLATIIIQYEENKKKQIDMLLKLANYGLAMEKAILSKDIELVYMCIVNILNQEKVNANGERELSTLIDVFNKNAQAANCFYIYCKKTKQYNLLKEYYEKSGQHSKAAFVTLDLALSKKNLDQKKTWLAYAAGFLTTDQMNSHIKFVHKSLMNNIDLLNYQKELEIKYNKKSVIGYPHKIQGLSLMSTVEYTLSVGEFLDADHIFKKFKISEPKFWRCKIHALAKNKHFDELYNFANYRVSPIGMDYFIECAHEYGSAALTIKLIQKIKDLNVQHKWFTKLNMQSEADSVLEEIKAQKMTTSSLLQTISDAISNMR